The Styela clava chromosome 2, kaStyClav1.hap1.2, whole genome shotgun sequence genome contains a region encoding:
- the LOC144419835 gene encoding uncharacterized protein LOC144419835 — translation MMEKGLWDADAGITLSGANKYRNINPAGQSQALAEQSKELLQESKAKHQAMVAQVIDGWRGETDIEVNNAGNFYDEESFISSGVQCIEPQRRNFLDSLMCGWDEEECEETTEDQCSKLCRIETVSAYRWESPRNNSPEKSLFYYRLVESYVPLKYSVTKFCPCSKKAVDDSKASLPSSSEKGSLTEDCRPKVKSCINHDCKDMNEKDLVKGNGSMPISIINAKSGQNQE, via the exons ATGATGGAAAAGGGTTTATGGGATGCTGATGCAGGCATTACGTTATCAG GTGccaacaaatacagaaatattaacCCAGCTGGTCAATCTCAGGCATTGGCTGAACAAAGCAAAGAACTTCTGCAAGAAAGCAAAGCCAAACATCAAGCCATGGTGGCTCAG GTTATTGATGGGTGGAGAGGAGAGACAGATATTGAGGTTAATAATGCAGGAAATTTTTACGATGAAGAAAGTTTTATTTCAAGTGGAGTTCAGTGCATTGAGCCACAGAGGAGAAATTTCCTCGATTCTTTAATGTGTGGATGGGATGAGGAAGAATGTGAAGAAACCACAGAGGATCAATGTTCAAAATTGTGCAGAATAGAAACAGTTTCAGCTTATAGATGGGAATCACCAAGAAACAATTCACCAGAAAAAAGTCTTTTCTATTACAGACTTGTAGAATCTTATGTTCCATTAAAATATTCCGTCACCAAATTTTGCCCATGCAGTAAAAAAGCAGTTGATGATTCTAAAGCTAGTTTGCCATCATCAAGTGAGAAAGGTTCCTTGACGGAAGATTGTAGACCGAAAGTTAAATCATGTATTAACCATGACTGCAAAGATATGAATGAAAAAGACCTAGTCAAGGGGAACGGTAGCATGCCAATTTCGATCATAAACGCCAAATCAGGCCAAAATCAAGAGTAG